In the Methanofervidicoccus abyssi genome, ATATTATAAAGTTAGCCAGAGAAATGGGATTTTTGCATGTTCAGTTGGCTACTAATGGTATAAGGTTGAGGGATAAAGATTATCTCAAGGGACTTAAAGAGGCTGGTTTATCTACAATATACCTCCAATTTGATGGGATATCAGAGAAACCTTACTTAATAGCCAGGGGAAAGAATCTCTTACCTATTAAGATGAAAGTAATCGAGAACTGTAGGAAGGTAGGTTTCAACAGTGTAGTTCTCGTCCCAACCTTGGTAAGGGGCGTTAACGATGGAGAAGTTGGAGACATAATAAAATACACAGTTGAAAATTTTGACATTGTTAGAGGTGTTAACTTCCAGCCAGTTTCCTTTACTGGAAGAATAGATGAAGAGAAGAGGTTAGAAGGTAGGATAACAATCCCCGACTTTATAAAGTTAGTTGAAGAGCAGACTAACGGAGAGATCGTGAAGGATGACTTCTATCCGGTACCATCCGTCGCCCCAATATCTTTATTTGTTGAAAATCTATCAGGTGAAAAAAAACCAATCCTGGGAGCCCATCAACATTGTGGGGTATCTACTTACATTTTTGTTGAAGATGGAAAAATGATACCTATCACAAGATTCTTTGATGTTGAAGGCTTTTTAGAAATTATAAATGAAAAAAATGAAGAGTTGAAAGATAAAAAGAGAGGTAAAATTAGATCTGTTTTAGATCTAAGTATGAACGTATTGAAACTGATAGATAGAGAGAAGGCACCTAAAACCATTAATGTAAAAAATTTTGCCAACTTTATAGTGAATATACTGAGAGGTAATTACAGTTCACTTGCAAAACTACATCATAACGTTCTTATGATCAGTTGTATGCACTTTATGGATCCCTATAACTTCGATGTAAAGAGATGTGAAAGATGTTGTATCCACTACGTCATTCCAGATGGAAGAGTTATACCTTTCTGTACCTTCAACACTATCCATAGACCTTCATTGACATCTGGTAAAAAATAATAAATTAAAAATAATTAACTAGTAGTTCCAACAGGATTAATTAAATTTTTTTATAATACTATTTACCTTATGGTAGATATTCCTTAGATATTTATCATCTATCTTAGAGAATTTTTTGTTCTCCAGTAATACCTCTCCTTCTACAATTACAGTATCTACGTCATTTCCATTTGCAGAATATACTATATTAGACTTTATATTATGAACAGGTCTTAGATGAGGGCTATTGAGATCCAAGAGTACTATATCCCTATTTTCAAATCCTATGGACTCACTGTTGAAGGCCATACGTAAGACGGTATCTACATCTCCTACTGTAGGATCCCACCTGTGTGCCTTGTGAAGTAGTGCTGCTATTTTCATCTCTTCAAGTATGTCTAAGTTGTTGTTGCTGGCAGGTCCATCTGTTCCAAGGGATAAGGATACTCCTTCCCTTAACATTTCCACAAGGGGCATAACTCCCCCACTGGCAAGTTTCATATTGCTTCCTGGACAGTGAACTACCTTTACCCTGTGCTTTGCAAGTATCTTTACTTCCTCCTTTGTAATCCATACGCAGTGAGCAGTTATAAGGTTATCCCCTAAAATCCCTATACTCTCTAAGTACTCTACAGGTCTCATCCCTATCTTGTTCTCCATCTCCACAACTTCATACCTTGTCTCAGATAGATGGGTGTGTAGAAGGACGTTGTACTCCTGGGATATCTCTCTACACTGGACATACGTATCTTTTGAACATGTGTAAGGGGCATGGGGTGCTACAACTGGGTTAATCTTCTCCTCTGCAATATACTCCTTTATAAATTTTTCACAGTTATTTAGGAGTTTATCCAAGTCCTTACATTGAGGTGTACCAAAGTCTATTATGGGAAAACCTACAGTCCCCTTTATACCTACTTCCTTGGTAGCTCTAACTATCTCCTCGGGAAAAAAGTACATGTCGTTAAACGAAGTTATACCAAATCTCAACATCTCTAAACATCCAAGTAGTGCCCCATAATACACATCTTCTCCTGTAAGTCTCCCCTCGTTAGGCCATATCTTTTCCCTCAACCACTCCTGCAGTATCATATCATCTGCTATTCCCCTCAGGAGTGTCATAGGTATATGGGTGTGGTTGTTGCTCAACCCAGGTAGTGCACATTTCTTATCCCCATCTATTATCTTCAGATCTTTTTTATCTAAGTTAGATTTTTCCAGGAGATTTCTACCTCTATCTATTGATATCTTTTTACTATCTTCGTCTCTCCTGATAAGTATATCTATATTCTTATAGACGTTTAAATTGATATCTACAGCGTAATCTAGATCCCTAATGAGTATATCCATGATACCACCGTTGTATAGGTTCCAACGACTTCTTCTATTATTTATTATTTTTTTTATCTTTTTTAATGGGAACTAAGATAATCCTAAACTATGTCTATATTTATAACAACAACATAAAAATAATAAAAGTAATAACCAAATTCCTATATTAAAAATAATAATAAAATGATAAAAACTAGAAGTTTCCTAATACTGAGATAAGATAATAGAGTTTGACTGGAGGGAAAGATTTAACAGGATTTTTTTCTTTTATTTTATATAATATAATTAATAAAATTAAAAATATAATTAATATTATATTTAATGATTTTAAATTAAACTTTAACGATTCAAAGGTAGGAGGTACTATGGATGAAAAAACAAAAGAAGCTCTACTAGTAGATATAGCTCCTTATATTGAAGATATAGAATTTTTTAAAGAACTTTTAGAGAATTCAAGGAATATTGAAGATTTAAAAAGGAAATTAAAGGAACTACTGAAAAAGGAGGAAAATATAACGAGGAAAACAGATATAAAGATAATACTAAACAAAATAGAGTCTACTCCTTAAAGACTATTCTGTCATAACCGCTGTACACCGTAAATCTATCCCCTCTGGCAAATCCTATGAGGATTAAATTACTTCTCCTTGCAAGTTCTACCCCTCTATTCATAGGAGGAGACTTTGATATAATCACAGGTATTCCTGCATTCACCCCTTTATTTACCATCATGTAAGGTTGTCTACCGCTAGATACGAGGATCTTATCCTCTAGATCTATCTCTCTTAGTACACAGTAGCCTATTACCTTATCCACTGCGTTGTGTCTCCCTATGTCCTCGATGGAGATAATTTTCTTCCCATCTAAAGTATATATGGATGCCCAGTGAGTGCCTCCAGTTAACTCCCATAC is a window encoding:
- the fdhD gene encoding formate dehydrogenase accessory sulfurtransferase FdhD — translated: MIKKLDVLIWRGNPEITEDYVCIERDYDIYIKDKKIAEEISASPEYLRELGVGYTVSQGYLKKKDVKDAYVEDNKIVVDGQVDKENSNSRVVKEIMLSLTTILKVIKDMLRDKKVWELTGGTHWASIYTLDGKKIISIEDIGRHNAVDKVIGYCVLREIDLEDKILVSSGRQPYMMVNKGVNAGIPVIISKSPPMNRGVELARRSNLILIGFARGDRFTVYSGYDRIVFKE
- a CDS encoding amidohydrolase, with the protein product MDILIRDLDYAVDINLNVYKNIDILIRRDEDSKKISIDRGRNLLEKSNLDKKDLKIIDGDKKCALPGLSNNHTHIPMTLLRGIADDMILQEWLREKIWPNEGRLTGEDVYYGALLGCLEMLRFGITSFNDMYFFPEEIVRATKEVGIKGTVGFPIIDFGTPQCKDLDKLLNNCEKFIKEYIAEEKINPVVAPHAPYTCSKDTYVQCREISQEYNVLLHTHLSETRYEVVEMENKIGMRPVEYLESIGILGDNLITAHCVWITKEEVKILAKHRVKVVHCPGSNMKLASGGVMPLVEMLREGVSLSLGTDGPASNNNLDILEEMKIAALLHKAHRWDPTVGDVDTVLRMAFNSESIGFENRDIVLLDLNSPHLRPVHNIKSNIVYSANGNDVDTVIVEGEVLLENKKFSKIDDKYLRNIYHKVNSIIKKFN
- the tes gene encoding tetraether lipid synthase Tes gives rise to the protein MRKIIGTTLSICPRCFKRIPATLYEEEGKVFMEKTCPEHGEFRDIYWSDAELYRKFNKYQYIGNIEITQSKIEKGCPYDCGLCPNHKTATVLANIDLTNRCNLNCPICFANAGKTGIVYEPTFEEVRKMMEILRSEIPPTPAIQFAGGEPTLRKDLFDIIKLAREMGFLHVQLATNGIRLRDKDYLKGLKEAGLSTIYLQFDGISEKPYLIARGKNLLPIKMKVIENCRKVGFNSVVLVPTLVRGVNDGEVGDIIKYTVENFDIVRGVNFQPVSFTGRIDEEKRLEGRITIPDFIKLVEEQTNGEIVKDDFYPVPSVAPISLFVENLSGEKKPILGAHQHCGVSTYIFVEDGKMIPITRFFDVEGFLEIINEKNEELKDKKRGKIRSVLDLSMNVLKLIDREKAPKTINVKNFANFIVNILRGNYSSLAKLHHNVLMISCMHFMDPYNFDVKRCERCCIHYVIPDGRVIPFCTFNTIHRPSLTSGKK